The Sorangiineae bacterium MSr11367 genome window below encodes:
- a CDS encoding CocE/NonD family hydrolase has translation MKLAVVTLGLATVACGVAPPKAVAEPRKPAAETDAPLIARELKDNGEVAQALREYYTKYEYRIPMRDGVRLTTIVYVPKDRSRTYPILMARTPYSVQPYGEDRYPAADDPRLMEKIAPSQQLFRDGYIFARQDVRGRFMSEGTFVDIRPHARAKGEIDESTDTYDTIDWLVKNVPGNSGKVGMWGISYPGFYAAQGAVDSHPALKAVSPQAPVTEWFIGDDFHHNGALMLGDAVDFFSPFGKPRPKPTKKVDWSSFRDETDAYEFYLNLGPLSNVNARHYENKVAFWNDMQQHGVRDEFWKARDPRPYYKNAKPAVMTVGGWFDAEDLFGALETYHTFEKQSPGANNTLVMGPWAHGGWARGEGDHLGDVTFGQKTSAFYRENVEFPFFQRYLKGKQVAPPAEAWVFETGANAWHRYAAWPPPEAKPVFVAFHASGKLSSAQVAASEDPTGYDAYVSDPAKPVPYRDRIATRVNHDYMTEDQRFASRRPDVLTYSTGDLESDVTLGGPIEASLWVSTTGTDADFVVKVIDVYPADYPDPVPNPSGVHMGGYQQLVRAEVMRGKFRTSYEKPAPFKPGEPALVRFTLPDAFHTFRSGHRIMVQVQSSWFPLVDRNPQTFTDIYHATEADFRAATHKVHRTPQMSSGIKVGVIRGRI, from the coding sequence ATGAAACTCGCCGTCGTCACGTTGGGCCTGGCCACGGTGGCCTGCGGCGTGGCCCCACCCAAAGCCGTCGCCGAACCGCGAAAGCCTGCCGCAGAAACCGATGCACCGCTCATCGCGCGCGAGCTGAAAGACAACGGCGAAGTCGCCCAGGCGCTGCGTGAATATTATACGAAGTACGAATACCGCATTCCCATGCGCGATGGCGTGCGGCTGACGACCATCGTCTACGTACCAAAAGACCGCTCGCGGACGTATCCCATTCTCATGGCCCGCACGCCCTACAGCGTGCAGCCTTACGGCGAAGATCGTTATCCGGCCGCCGACGATCCACGCCTCATGGAGAAGATAGCACCGTCGCAACAGCTCTTTCGCGACGGCTACATTTTCGCGCGGCAGGACGTGCGCGGGCGCTTCATGTCCGAGGGCACCTTCGTGGACATTCGCCCGCACGCACGCGCCAAAGGCGAAATCGACGAGAGCACGGATACGTACGACACCATCGATTGGCTGGTGAAAAACGTGCCGGGGAACAGCGGAAAAGTCGGTATGTGGGGTATTTCCTATCCCGGCTTTTACGCGGCACAGGGCGCCGTCGATTCCCACCCGGCCCTCAAAGCCGTTTCGCCGCAAGCCCCGGTCACCGAATGGTTCATCGGCGATGACTTTCACCACAATGGCGCGTTGATGCTCGGCGATGCGGTCGACTTTTTCTCCCCCTTCGGCAAACCTCGCCCGAAGCCGACGAAAAAGGTCGATTGGAGTTCATTCCGCGACGAGACGGATGCCTACGAATTTTATCTGAATCTAGGTCCCCTCTCCAATGTGAACGCGCGTCATTACGAAAACAAAGTTGCATTCTGGAACGATATGCAACAACACGGCGTGCGCGACGAATTCTGGAAAGCGCGCGACCCTCGTCCGTATTACAAAAATGCCAAACCGGCCGTCATGACGGTGGGCGGTTGGTTCGACGCCGAAGACTTGTTCGGCGCACTGGAGACGTACCACACCTTCGAGAAGCAGAGCCCCGGAGCGAACAACACGCTGGTCATGGGTCCGTGGGCGCACGGCGGCTGGGCGCGCGGCGAAGGCGATCATTTGGGCGACGTGACCTTCGGGCAAAAGACGTCGGCCTTCTACCGCGAGAACGTCGAGTTTCCCTTCTTTCAGCGCTATTTGAAGGGCAAGCAGGTCGCTCCGCCCGCCGAAGCGTGGGTCTTCGAAACGGGGGCGAACGCGTGGCATCGCTACGCCGCATGGCCACCGCCAGAGGCGAAGCCGGTGTTCGTCGCCTTCCACGCCAGCGGCAAGCTGTCCTCGGCCCAAGTCGCGGCGAGCGAGGATCCGACGGGGTACGATGCGTACGTGAGCGATCCGGCCAAGCCCGTGCCCTATCGGGATCGCATCGCGACGCGGGTGAATCACGATTACATGACCGAGGACCAGCGCTTCGCGTCACGGCGGCCCGACGTACTCACCTATTCGACCGGCGATCTCGAAAGCGACGTGACCCTCGGCGGGCCCATCGAGGCAAGCCTATGGGTGAGCACCACGGGCACCGACGCCGACTTCGTCGTCAAGGTCATCGACGTATACCCGGCGGACTACCCGGATCCGGTGCCGAACCCCTCGGGCGTGCACATGGGCGGCTACCAACAACTGGTACGCGCCGAAGTGATGCGCGGGAAATTCCGAACGAGCTACGAAAAGCCGGCCCCTTTCAAACCGGGCGAGCCCGCCCTGGTGCGCTTCACACTCCCCGACGCGTTCCACACCTTCCGCTCCGGGCACCGCATCATGGTGCAAGTCCAGAGCAGCTGGTTCCCCTTGGTCGATCGGAATCCGCAGACCTTCACGGACATCTACCACGCCACCGAGGCGGATTTTCGCGCGGCCACGCACAAGGTCCATCGGACCCCGCAGATGTCCTCGGGAATCAAGGTGGGCGTGATCCGCGGGCGGATTTAG
- the dapB gene encoding 4-hydroxy-tetrahydrodipicolinate reductase — MTIRVAIAGVTGKVGGPLAKAVQQSNDLTLVGAMARTNTGRNVGDVLGIPGLDVPIRHTVAEALSVPCDVFIDYTRADAVKGHVLAALEHGAHVVIGSSGLSEEDFAEIDAVAKERDRGVFAAGNFAITAVLLRRFALMAAAELPSWEIIDYCYEKKVDAPSGTTRELAAQLDKVREPHYHVPVSSTVGHRDARGASIGKTQVHSVRLPGYTMSFEVIFGTGAERLTIRHDSLDAAGPYVGGTLLAVRKVQSLRGVVRGLDNLLGNGT, encoded by the coding sequence ATGACCATTCGGGTAGCGATCGCGGGGGTTACGGGAAAAGTCGGTGGGCCGCTTGCAAAGGCGGTGCAGCAATCGAATGACCTCACCTTGGTGGGCGCGATGGCCCGCACGAACACGGGGCGCAACGTGGGCGACGTGCTCGGCATCCCCGGACTCGACGTCCCCATCCGCCACACCGTCGCCGAGGCGCTGTCCGTGCCGTGCGACGTGTTCATCGACTACACGCGCGCCGATGCCGTGAAGGGTCACGTCCTCGCGGCGCTGGAGCATGGCGCCCACGTGGTCATCGGCTCCTCGGGGCTCTCCGAGGAGGATTTCGCCGAGATCGACGCCGTCGCCAAAGAGCGTGACCGCGGGGTCTTCGCCGCGGGCAACTTCGCCATCACCGCGGTGCTTTTGCGGCGCTTCGCGCTCATGGCCGCCGCGGAGCTCCCGTCGTGGGAAATCATCGATTACTGCTACGAGAAGAAGGTCGACGCGCCGAGCGGCACCACCCGCGAGCTGGCCGCGCAACTCGACAAGGTGCGCGAGCCGCACTACCACGTTCCGGTCTCGTCCACCGTCGGCCACCGCGATGCGCGCGGCGCGAGCATCGGTAAAACGCAGGTGCACTCGGTGCGGTTGCCCGGCTACACCATGTCCTTCGAGGTCATCTTCGGCACCGGTGCCGAGCGCTTGACGATCCGCCACGACTCCCTGGACGCCGCGGGTCCCTACGTCGGGGGAACGTTGCTCGCCGTCCGCAAAGTGCAATCGCTGCGGGGCGTAGTGCGCGGACTCGATAATCTATTGGGGAACGGCACATGA
- a CDS encoding 16S rRNA (uracil(1498)-N(3))-methyltransferase: MREDTAHYLTRVLRLAVGATFVAFDPATAREADATIASVDPSVVLQISALRAARVTARRPLTFVQGLAKGDKCDAVVRDATELGATCVIVAECARSVVQLQGARRTSRLERWTRIAQEAARQCGRADPPRIELLPWKDAVSTLEDDAQRFCLHVHEALPLGPLLLEALRTEGAPIAFAAGPEGGLTADEVALAMTQRWQCVSLGALVLRTETAAAAVLGAVRVLDS; the protein is encoded by the coding sequence GTGCGCGAGGACACCGCGCACTACCTCACGCGGGTCCTGCGGCTCGCCGTCGGCGCGACCTTCGTCGCATTCGATCCGGCCACCGCCCGCGAGGCGGATGCCACCATCGCGTCCGTCGACCCTAGCGTGGTGCTCCAAATCTCCGCCTTGCGTGCCGCACGGGTCACCGCCCGACGCCCTTTGACCTTCGTGCAAGGCCTCGCCAAAGGCGACAAATGCGACGCCGTCGTGCGCGATGCCACGGAGCTCGGGGCCACCTGCGTCATCGTCGCCGAGTGCGCGCGCAGCGTGGTGCAGCTCCAAGGCGCACGGCGCACGTCGCGCCTCGAACGATGGACGCGCATCGCGCAGGAGGCAGCACGCCAATGCGGCCGTGCCGATCCACCACGCATCGAGCTCTTGCCGTGGAAGGACGCGGTCTCGACGCTCGAGGACGATGCGCAGCGCTTTTGCCTGCATGTGCACGAGGCGCTGCCTCTCGGCCCCTTGCTGCTGGAGGCGCTTCGCACCGAGGGCGCCCCCATCGCCTTCGCCGCCGGCCCCGAGGGCGGCCTGACCGCGGACGAAGTCGCCTTGGCCATGACGCAGCGATGGCAGTGCGTATCCCTCGGCGCTCTGGTGCTGCGCACGGAGACCGCCGCCGCCGCCGTGTTGGGCGCCGTGCGCGTTCTCGATTCGTGA
- a CDS encoding 50S ribosomal protein L11 methyltransferase: MSQPRFYFVVVDVDPLLAEDAGVLFFELGATGVEERDQTTLVKGLVDKTTLVASFSSQQEAETARDELDPAWLPRIEELVGDAWRDAWKEHFRPFELCPGVVVHPPWEKYAGQAEHLLELEPGRAFGTGLHETTSLVATALQTHRATYAGGQVLDVGCGSGILALVALVLGAGNARAVDNDADVIGVAQENAERNGLQARLDVDTTPVGDIAPEFDMVVANIEADVLVTLAAPISARVKPGKLLVLSGVLGTQHDRVRAAYADFESVASPARGEWVALILRRPHANG, encoded by the coding sequence GTGAGCCAACCCCGATTTTACTTCGTCGTCGTCGATGTCGATCCTTTGCTTGCAGAGGATGCAGGCGTGCTGTTCTTCGAACTCGGTGCCACCGGTGTCGAAGAGCGCGATCAAACCACGCTGGTGAAAGGTCTCGTCGACAAGACGACCTTGGTGGCGAGCTTCTCCTCGCAGCAAGAGGCTGAAACGGCGCGCGACGAGCTCGATCCCGCGTGGCTTCCGCGCATCGAGGAGCTCGTGGGCGATGCCTGGCGCGATGCGTGGAAAGAGCACTTCCGCCCCTTCGAGCTTTGCCCGGGCGTGGTGGTCCATCCCCCGTGGGAGAAGTACGCCGGCCAAGCCGAGCACCTTCTCGAGCTCGAACCGGGGCGCGCGTTTGGCACCGGCCTTCACGAGACGACGTCGCTGGTGGCCACTGCGCTCCAGACGCATCGTGCGACGTATGCCGGTGGGCAGGTGCTCGACGTGGGCTGCGGCAGCGGCATCCTCGCTTTGGTGGCCCTCGTCCTCGGCGCCGGCAACGCCCGCGCGGTGGACAACGACGCGGACGTCATCGGTGTGGCGCAGGAAAATGCCGAGCGAAACGGCCTTCAGGCGCGCCTCGACGTCGACACCACGCCGGTGGGCGACATCGCGCCCGAGTTCGACATGGTGGTGGCCAACATCGAGGCCGACGTGCTCGTGACCCTGGCCGCGCCCATTTCGGCGAGGGTCAAGCCGGGCAAGCTCCTCGTACTCTCGGGCGTGCTCGGGACCCAGCACGATCGGGTGCGCGCAGCCTATGCGGATTTCGAAAGCGTCGCCTCGCCGGCCCGCGGCGAGTGGGTGGCGTTGATCCTACGCCGGCCCCACGCGAACGGGTGA
- a CDS encoding adenylate/guanylate cyclase domain-containing protein has protein sequence MASHSKAAPRNREIRRRDAEPEQLKALLHLHALVDDIVEDGLVHRRNLAEVMHHLLPAVVQAVGAKGIFVASYGEDLVHHVFAEPAELDVLEHEEILTRTSQERRETVVQIFGRDLVVARPLDVAGEWFGAAGLVFEAHEPRPHEHLADLANMMCEELDNYLYAIHVSREKHQVMMELGVALRHRVLGEGLKQAIAVLGRAVPLGRVLLVYVAEEEPGAALHIQLYEQGELKVDTMMDVANHDVETICREGDDYLHDRGYALLERFGFVDAREEVLINGVTKRVVVGKILVTSKSGSFNTYDRELLGTFAGFIRQRVVDFNKEWRHLSGSFRPQDVARLLQSDDYEQKYLQPREEEVAILYVDIAGFTRLSETILRLPSAVAELVEGWSKDAVDLVWKHGGVFDKMVGDCVIALFGPPFYEAAPGERLAAAIRCAVAIREMTRALPQRPQFARLRETGMGVATGVNLAPLFVGTFAPSNNFTGFSSGMNNTARLQGCAIRDEILVMADAITRLPEGAEFQFGTERTAVVKNVAVPLRFRALR, from the coding sequence ATGGCATCTCATTCGAAGGCAGCACCTCGAAATCGCGAAATACGACGAAGGGATGCCGAGCCCGAGCAGCTCAAGGCGCTGCTCCATCTGCACGCGCTCGTCGACGACATCGTCGAGGATGGGCTCGTTCACCGCCGCAACCTTGCGGAGGTGATGCACCATCTGCTGCCTGCGGTCGTGCAGGCCGTCGGCGCGAAAGGCATCTTCGTGGCCAGCTACGGGGAAGACCTCGTTCACCACGTCTTTGCCGAGCCCGCGGAGCTGGACGTGCTCGAGCACGAGGAGATCCTCACGCGCACCAGCCAAGAGCGACGCGAAACCGTGGTGCAGATCTTCGGCCGTGACCTGGTCGTGGCGCGCCCCCTCGACGTGGCCGGCGAGTGGTTCGGCGCGGCAGGGCTGGTGTTCGAAGCGCACGAACCACGTCCGCACGAGCACCTGGCCGATCTGGCCAACATGATGTGCGAAGAACTCGACAATTACCTCTACGCGATCCACGTCTCGCGCGAGAAGCACCAGGTCATGATGGAGCTCGGCGTCGCGCTCCGGCACCGGGTGCTCGGCGAAGGGCTGAAGCAAGCCATCGCCGTGCTGGGTCGCGCGGTGCCGCTGGGTCGCGTGCTGCTCGTGTACGTCGCGGAGGAAGAGCCGGGTGCGGCGCTGCACATTCAGCTCTACGAGCAGGGCGAGTTGAAGGTCGACACCATGATGGACGTCGCGAACCACGACGTGGAGACGATTTGCCGCGAGGGCGACGACTACCTTCACGACCGCGGATATGCCCTTTTGGAGCGATTCGGCTTCGTCGACGCCCGCGAAGAAGTGCTCATCAACGGCGTGACCAAACGGGTCGTGGTCGGCAAAATCCTGGTGACCTCGAAGAGTGGCTCGTTCAACACGTACGACCGCGAATTGCTCGGCACCTTCGCCGGATTCATTCGCCAGCGCGTCGTCGATTTCAACAAAGAATGGCGCCACCTTTCCGGGAGCTTCCGCCCGCAAGACGTGGCCCGCCTCCTCCAAAGCGACGACTACGAGCAAAAATATCTGCAACCGCGCGAAGAGGAAGTCGCCATTCTCTATGTCGATATTGCCGGCTTTACGCGACTATCGGAGACCATACTTCGATTGCCCAGCGCCGTGGCCGAGCTCGTGGAAGGCTGGAGCAAGGACGCCGTCGACTTGGTCTGGAAACACGGCGGTGTATTCGACAAAATGGTCGGCGACTGCGTCATTGCCTTGTTCGGCCCCCCCTTTTACGAGGCTGCACCGGGCGAACGCCTCGCCGCGGCCATCCGGTGCGCCGTGGCCATCCGCGAAATGACGCGCGCCCTCCCCCAGCGCCCCCAATTCGCCCGCCTCCGCGAGACCGGTATGGGCGTGGCGACGGGCGTCAACCTGGCGCCCCTCTTCGTCGGCACCTTCGCGCCGAGCAACAACTTCACCGGCTTCTCCAGCGGCATGAACAACACCGCCCGCCTTCAGGGCTGCGCCATCCGCGACGAAATCCTGGTCATGGCCGACGCCATCACGCGCCTCCCCGAGGGCGCGGAGTTCCAATTCGGCACCGAGCGCACCGCCGTCGTGAAAAATGTCGCCGTCCCCCTGCGTTTCCGGGCACTGCGCTAG